A stretch of Paraburkholderia phenazinium DNA encodes these proteins:
- a CDS encoding AAA family ATPase, translating to MLIAFGGLPGTGKTTIAQALARKLAAVYLRIDTLEQALIASGDAGADIGPAGYLAAYAVAADNLRLGLTVVADSVNSLHITRSAWRNVALEADVPIFEIEVICSDAATHRQRVEGRNADIPGHKLPTWKNVLERQYDPWESEHLVVDTANVSIEQAVETIVSRLSTPPQKI from the coding sequence ATGTTGATTGCTTTCGGAGGTCTGCCGGGAACCGGAAAGACGACGATCGCGCAAGCGCTCGCCCGCAAACTCGCCGCGGTATATCTACGCATTGATACCTTGGAACAGGCACTTATCGCATCCGGGGACGCCGGCGCGGATATTGGACCTGCCGGCTATCTCGCGGCATATGCGGTCGCGGCCGACAATCTACGCCTCGGCCTGACTGTCGTCGCAGACTCGGTCAACTCGTTGCATATTACGCGTAGCGCATGGAGAAACGTTGCGCTCGAGGCAGATGTGCCGATCTTCGAGATTGAGGTAATTTGTTCGGATGCCGCGACGCACCGTCAAAGAGTCGAGGGACGAAACGCCGATATTCCCGGTCACAAGCTGCCGACATGGAAAAACGTACTTGAACGTCAATACGATCCATGGGAATCGGAACATCTCGTAGTCGACACGGCTAACGTTTCGATTGAGCAGGCTGTCGAGACCATCGTCAGTCGTCTGTCGACGCCGCCTCAGAAAATTTAA
- a CDS encoding tetratricopeptide repeat protein has product MKQIEPTKSLLRIHRLRWSHTSRRSRGQIPLYAALAFLIAISLPRPLLAAPLDINQLWNWDSPAQSEEHFRAALAGADADQTFILQTQIARTYGLRGQFVQARQILDSLKPELAHVSSEAQARYHLERGRTFASAVSVPGGVTPDMVREARNEYSAAFRIANQHHLDALAVDALHMMAFTDTAPADQLRWDERALTLALQSSDSTAQHWEASLRNNIGNALNDLGRYAEALEQFRIALALRERGGDAEATRQAWCSVGWTLRLLGRNTEALAIQQQLLAEYDAIGATNPDVLDELKEIYRATGDERNAAVYASRLQVYQAAHPDASQ; this is encoded by the coding sequence ATGAAGCAGATCGAACCGACGAAATCTTTGCTGCGCATTCATCGCCTTCGATGGAGCCACACGTCAAGACGATCGCGTGGGCAGATCCCGCTATATGCCGCGCTCGCATTCCTTATTGCAATCAGCCTTCCTCGACCGCTGCTCGCCGCGCCGCTAGACATCAATCAGCTTTGGAACTGGGATTCGCCTGCCCAGAGCGAGGAACATTTCCGCGCCGCGCTGGCAGGTGCCGATGCAGATCAGACATTCATTCTCCAAACCCAGATCGCGCGAACCTACGGCTTACGCGGTCAGTTTGTCCAGGCACGTCAGATCCTCGACAGTCTCAAACCTGAACTGGCCCACGTCTCGTCAGAGGCACAGGCGCGCTATCACCTGGAGCGGGGCCGCACATTTGCCTCGGCCGTATCCGTTCCTGGAGGGGTGACGCCGGACATGGTGCGCGAGGCGCGTAATGAATATAGCGCGGCGTTTCGCATAGCAAACCAGCATCATCTCGACGCGCTAGCGGTGGATGCTCTGCACATGATGGCCTTCACCGATACCGCGCCGGCGGATCAGTTGCGCTGGGACGAGCGCGCGTTGACACTCGCCTTGCAGTCCTCGGATTCCACGGCGCAGCATTGGGAGGCGTCACTGCGCAACAATATTGGAAACGCGCTCAATGATCTCGGCCGCTACGCGGAGGCACTCGAACAGTTTCGCATTGCGCTCGCGCTGCGCGAACGTGGGGGAGACGCAGAGGCAACCCGTCAAGCATGGTGCTCGGTGGGTTGGACGCTGCGCCTTTTGGGCAGGAATACCGAAGCACTAGCGATTCAGCAGCAACTGCTTGCTGAATACGACGCTATCGGAGCAACAAATCCAGATGTTCTGGACGAGCTCAAGGAAATCTATCGGGCCACTGGCGACGAACGGAATGCCGCGGTGTACGCGAGTCGCCTGCAGGTGTATCAGGCGGCGCATCCTGATGCTAGTCAGTGA
- a CDS encoding alpha/beta fold hydrolase gives MTKRGKPELLLLHALPLDGSMWSAQMELLPGRTYAPTLYPLGDRIETWAAEVLRLVKGDRLIVVGCSVGGSCALEVAAAVPDRVAALVLIGTKAQHRPDAALHASVLDTLEGQGLEEAWRLFWAPLLSDTVSIHAIREARRIALSQSPHEVARGVSVFHSRPSRDQVLSTFPGPVIVVTGEDDNLPGLKTSAAQADSARNGSLYVVPGCGHYVPLERPEIFNSIMRDVIADHRS, from the coding sequence ATGACCAAAAGAGGAAAACCTGAACTTCTCCTTCTGCATGCGCTTCCGCTTGATGGCTCGATGTGGAGCGCGCAAATGGAGCTTCTTCCAGGCCGGACCTATGCGCCGACGCTATACCCCTTGGGCGATCGGATAGAAACATGGGCGGCCGAGGTCCTACGCCTCGTGAAAGGCGATCGTCTGATTGTGGTCGGTTGCTCGGTTGGAGGCTCCTGTGCGCTTGAAGTGGCCGCCGCTGTGCCTGATCGTGTCGCGGCGTTGGTTCTTATCGGAACCAAGGCCCAGCACCGTCCAGATGCCGCGCTTCACGCTTCCGTTCTCGATACGCTTGAGGGCCAAGGATTGGAAGAGGCCTGGCGGCTCTTTTGGGCACCATTGCTTTCAGACACGGTCTCCATTCACGCGATCCGGGAAGCGAGGCGAATAGCGCTATCTCAGTCACCGCATGAGGTAGCCCGAGGGGTAAGCGTATTTCATAGCCGTCCGAGTCGCGATCAGGTTCTCTCTACATTTCCCGGTCCAGTTATCGTGGTCACCGGCGAAGATGACAATTTGCCGGGTCTAAAAACGAGCGCCGCACAGGCCGATTCGGCTCGAAACGGAAGTCTCTACGTTGTTCCCGGATGTGGACACTACGTGCCCTTGGAGCGCCCGGAGATTTTCAATTCCATCATGCGGGATGTGATTGCCGATCATCGCTCATGA
- a CDS encoding GNAT family N-acetyltransferase: MENTTLVIPTDRCSLRPATSYDYDALLVGIGAPEFPHELPLAGLLRQGRLKSWLESVLAMSASGRAYIFSIDLQTGERCIGQISLVQKDQSESWNLAFWLHPSYWGAGLAFETAAAVIRYAFTVLAIKDVWAGAAVWNQRSLNTLIKLGLQPIAENDATHTPDTVCAFSISRAHWLQTYS; this comes from the coding sequence ATGGAGAACACTACTCTCGTCATCCCGACCGATCGTTGTTCACTCAGGCCGGCTACATCTTACGATTACGACGCACTGCTTGTGGGGATTGGCGCGCCTGAGTTTCCCCACGAACTTCCACTTGCTGGCTTGCTTCGGCAAGGAAGATTGAAGAGCTGGTTGGAGTCGGTCCTTGCGATGTCGGCGAGTGGGCGAGCTTATATATTCTCGATCGACCTCCAGACTGGAGAGCGTTGCATCGGCCAAATATCGCTCGTGCAAAAAGACCAATCCGAAAGCTGGAATCTGGCGTTCTGGCTGCACCCTTCCTATTGGGGCGCAGGCCTTGCCTTCGAAACAGCGGCGGCCGTCATTCGCTACGCGTTCACCGTCCTGGCGATAAAAGACGTTTGGGCAGGTGCCGCAGTTTGGAACCAACGTAGCCTCAATACACTCATCAAGCTCGGCCTGCAACCGATCGCGGAGAACGATGCCACACACACGCCGGACACTGTGTGCGCCTTTTCGATTTCGCGTGCGCATTGGTTGCAAACTTATTCGTGA
- a CDS encoding threonine aldolase family protein: MDSSNRSHGAQTPAMGFTSDNIAGASPEVIEAILANSTGQASPYGADELTARVEDKLSEIFEREVDVFLVPTGTAANALCLSAMTPPWGNIYCHPASHINNDECGAPVFYANGAKLVAVDGPSAKIDPASLGSAARVKVGDVHSTQPSCVSITQATEEGGVYTLDEIGALAEVCKASSIKLHMDGSRFANALVSLGCSPAEMTWKAGVDALSFGATKNGVFAAEAIVLFDASLAPEMGYRRKRAGHLFSKMRFLSAQIDAYLTDDLWLRNARQANDAAQRLIWGLAGLSGIEVLGAPEANIVFCRLPSAVIESLLQAGFKFYHDRWEANVVRFVTSFSTTAEDVDNLLAHVTRHYAGR; this comes from the coding sequence ATGGACAGTAGTAATCGGTCGCACGGCGCCCAGACGCCGGCTATGGGATTCACGAGCGATAACATCGCGGGCGCGTCGCCGGAGGTCATTGAAGCCATCTTGGCGAATAGCACCGGGCAAGCGAGCCCATATGGAGCAGATGAGCTCACGGCTCGCGTCGAAGATAAGTTGAGCGAAATCTTCGAGCGCGAAGTCGACGTGTTTCTGGTGCCCACCGGCACCGCCGCCAACGCGCTGTGCCTGAGCGCGATGACGCCACCGTGGGGCAACATCTATTGCCATCCGGCGAGCCATATCAACAACGACGAGTGCGGCGCGCCCGTGTTCTATGCGAATGGCGCGAAGCTGGTCGCGGTGGACGGCCCATCCGCGAAGATCGACCCCGCAAGTCTTGGTAGCGCGGCTCGCGTGAAAGTGGGTGACGTCCATTCGACGCAACCATCGTGCGTCAGCATCACACAGGCGACGGAAGAAGGAGGCGTTTACACCCTCGACGAGATCGGAGCGCTGGCGGAGGTCTGCAAGGCATCCTCCATCAAACTTCATATGGATGGCTCACGATTTGCCAATGCACTGGTCTCGCTGGGCTGCTCGCCTGCGGAAATGACATGGAAGGCTGGCGTCGATGCCTTGTCGTTCGGTGCAACCAAGAACGGCGTGTTCGCAGCGGAAGCGATCGTGCTGTTCGATGCATCCCTCGCGCCCGAAATGGGCTACCGCCGCAAACGTGCGGGCCATCTGTTCTCGAAGATGCGCTTTCTTTCGGCCCAGATAGACGCGTACTTGACCGACGATCTCTGGTTGCGCAACGCACGCCAGGCCAACGACGCTGCGCAGCGCCTGATCTGGGGACTCGCAGGGTTGAGCGGCATCGAAGTGCTCGGCGCGCCTGAGGCCAACATCGTGTTTTGCCGATTGCCGTCTGCGGTAATCGAGTCGCTACTTCAGGCAGGATTCAAGTTTTATCACGATCGTTGGGAAGCCAACGTCGTCCGCTTCGTGACGTCGTTTTCTACCACGGCTGAGGATGTCGACAACCTGCTTGCGCATGTGACACGTCATTACGCGGGTCGATGA
- a CDS encoding AraC family transcriptional regulator, whose product MSSKLPLLNERIYAPYKIAALVEVLSEQGIAPEQSLKDSGVDADKIYDASALTSVRQYVAVCRNAILLGCSSATPFITGSRLHLSAYGMYGYALMSCLSLRDYFRLGVKYHRLATPTLTIEWTEYADEGIWTFPDAFISTPSRELGQFLIEQQFTQHVTHLQDVAGHTCPPTKACFAYPAPAHADIYSEYLGCPCYFDQPQCELHYDSGILEQKPQLAHRLTATLLQETCDRLIGQAKTSVGVSGEVYQVLMRKPGEFPSMEIVADALKMTSRTLRRRLEAEGTSFVAIVDDVRCSLATEYLKTTSMSTDDIAMLLGFSDPANFRRALKRWTGKGPGELRR is encoded by the coding sequence GTGTCATCGAAACTGCCGTTACTGAACGAGCGCATCTACGCGCCTTACAAGATCGCCGCGCTGGTCGAAGTGCTCAGTGAGCAGGGCATTGCGCCCGAACAGAGCCTGAAAGACAGCGGTGTCGACGCCGACAAGATTTACGACGCCTCGGCGTTGACCTCGGTCCGGCAATACGTTGCTGTCTGCAGAAATGCGATCTTGCTGGGGTGCAGTTCCGCGACGCCGTTTATCACCGGGTCGCGATTGCACCTGTCCGCTTACGGGATGTACGGCTATGCGCTGATGTCCTGCCTTTCCCTGCGTGACTATTTCCGGCTTGGCGTGAAGTACCACCGGCTTGCGACACCTACGCTTACCATCGAATGGACCGAGTATGCCGACGAGGGCATCTGGACGTTTCCCGATGCGTTTATCTCCACGCCCTCACGCGAGCTGGGTCAGTTCCTGATCGAGCAACAGTTCACGCAGCACGTGACCCATTTACAGGACGTTGCCGGTCACACCTGCCCACCGACCAAGGCATGCTTTGCGTATCCGGCGCCCGCGCACGCGGACATCTATTCGGAGTACCTGGGTTGTCCGTGCTACTTCGATCAACCGCAATGCGAGCTTCATTACGACAGTGGCATCCTTGAACAAAAGCCTCAGCTAGCGCATCGGCTAACGGCGACGCTATTGCAGGAAACGTGTGACAGGTTGATTGGCCAGGCGAAGACTTCGGTGGGTGTTTCGGGTGAGGTCTATCAGGTGTTGATGCGTAAGCCCGGCGAGTTTCCGAGCATGGAAATCGTCGCGGATGCGTTGAAGATGACCAGCCGGACCTTGCGGCGGCGTCTCGAAGCTGAGGGCACTTCGTTTGTGGCGATTGTTGATGACGTACGTTGCTCGCTCGCGACCGAGTATCTGAAGACGACCAGTATGAGCACCGACGATATCGCGATGTTGCTCGGGTTCAGCGACCCTGCGAATTTTCGGCGGGCGCTGAAACGGTGGACGGGGAAGGGGCCGGGGGAGTTGCGTCGATAG
- a CDS encoding 3-keto-5-aminohexanoate cleavage protein, with the protein MLNRKVIISCAITGATHTPSMSEYLPLTPSQIASQSIEAAEAGAAILHLHARDPVDGRPTPSPDVFRQFVPAIVEATDAVINITTGGSTKMTLADRLAYPRLAKPEMCSLNMGSMNFSIHPIAARISSWRYDWEKDYVEGMEDTIFRNTFKDIKSILLELGEHGTRFEFECYDVGHLYNLAHFVDQGLVKPPLFIQSVFGILGGIGAEPENMTVMRATADRLFGRENYQFSILGAGRHQMAFVTMGAIMGGNVRVGLEDSVFLSKGVKAETNAQQVRKIRRILEELSFEIATPAEARQMLGLKGADKVNF; encoded by the coding sequence TTGCTCAATCGCAAAGTCATCATTTCATGCGCGATTACCGGTGCAACGCACACGCCGTCAATGTCCGAATACCTGCCGTTGACGCCATCGCAGATTGCATCTCAATCGATCGAGGCTGCCGAGGCCGGCGCCGCAATTCTCCATCTGCACGCGCGCGACCCCGTCGATGGCCGTCCGACGCCATCGCCCGATGTGTTCAGGCAATTCGTGCCGGCAATTGTCGAAGCGACCGATGCGGTTATCAACATCACGACCGGCGGCAGCACCAAGATGACACTCGCGGACCGGCTCGCCTATCCGCGACTCGCCAAGCCGGAGATGTGCTCGTTGAACATGGGCTCGATGAACTTCTCGATTCACCCGATCGCCGCGAGAATCTCGTCGTGGCGGTACGACTGGGAGAAGGACTACGTCGAAGGGATGGAAGACACGATCTTCCGCAATACCTTCAAGGACATCAAAAGCATCCTGCTCGAACTGGGCGAGCACGGCACGCGTTTCGAGTTCGAATGTTACGACGTCGGTCACCTGTACAACCTCGCGCATTTCGTCGATCAGGGTCTGGTCAAACCACCGCTTTTCATTCAGTCGGTGTTCGGGATTCTCGGTGGAATCGGCGCCGAGCCGGAAAACATGACGGTCATGCGCGCCACAGCAGACCGTCTTTTCGGGCGCGAAAACTACCAGTTTTCAATTCTCGGCGCAGGCCGCCATCAAATGGCTTTCGTGACGATGGGCGCGATCATGGGTGGAAACGTCCGGGTCGGCCTGGAAGATAGCGTCTTTCTTTCGAAGGGCGTGAAAGCCGAAACTAATGCTCAGCAGGTGCGCAAGATTCGACGCATTCTCGAAGAGCTTTCCTTCGAGATCGCTACACCGGCAGAAGCGCGACAAATGCTTGGTCTGAAAGGCGCTGACAAGGTCAACTTTTGA
- a CDS encoding GNAT family N-acetyltransferase: MSVSVSSHTTEHRPFVAFRITALTSTVHLMLTIRRLANESHDDRANVLRIFLESPSYTELVEGRLPSAEDVEDFFYGKPDAKDVADKSVFGFYVGSEMIGCADVIRAYPTDDCAWIGLLFFSEAHQRRGHGTGALALIDAMAHEWGYRRLQLAAISTNPGGLAFWRREGFEEIRRTTNQRFTGEVIVMERTIK, encoded by the coding sequence ATGAGCGTGTCGGTATCATCTCATACGACTGAGCACCGCCCTTTTGTTGCATTTAGAATTACCGCTCTCACTTCGACGGTTCACCTGATGCTAACAATCCGCCGGCTCGCCAACGAGTCGCACGACGACCGCGCCAATGTGCTGCGCATTTTTCTGGAATCGCCCTCGTACACCGAACTGGTTGAAGGTCGTTTGCCCTCTGCAGAAGATGTCGAGGACTTCTTCTATGGCAAACCGGACGCCAAGGATGTGGCGGACAAATCGGTGTTCGGCTTCTATGTTGGGTCGGAGATGATCGGGTGTGCTGACGTGATTCGCGCGTATCCGACTGATGACTGTGCGTGGATCGGGCTGCTGTTCTTTTCTGAAGCGCACCAGCGTCGAGGTCACGGCACAGGCGCATTGGCGTTGATAGACGCGATGGCGCATGAGTGGGGTTACCGCAGATTGCAGCTCGCAGCCATTTCAACGAACCCGGGTGGATTAGCTTTCTGGCGGCGTGAGGGCTTTGAAGAGATCCGTCGCACGACCAATCAGCGATTCACCGGCGAAGTCATCGTCATGGAACGAACTATCAAATGA
- a CDS encoding nucleotidyltransferase domain-containing protein, with protein MLNKDLLTKLSAELQTTYDCHTAILYGSRARDDWDAASDIDVMAFRDAGGPERVASQWNGLFLDLFVHATNDEADPSWIRIHAGRVLFQRGAFGDDVLTKVHAQYTAGPEQIPEAEISIRMAWAAKMLRRAAKGDAEGDYRRHWLLFSLLEDYFAARGRWYLGPKQALRTMEDMNAKHCEVFKMALKPEASLAAIEQAIAATFELTEARL; from the coding sequence ATGCTCAATAAAGACTTGCTGACGAAACTGTCTGCTGAACTTCAGACTACTTACGATTGCCATACCGCGATTCTTTACGGCTCGCGCGCACGCGATGACTGGGACGCAGCGAGCGACATCGACGTAATGGCGTTTCGTGACGCCGGAGGTCCCGAGCGTGTCGCATCGCAATGGAATGGGTTATTCCTGGACTTGTTCGTGCACGCCACAAACGACGAGGCCGATCCCAGTTGGATCCGCATTCATGCAGGTCGAGTGCTATTCCAGCGAGGCGCATTCGGTGACGACGTGCTCACGAAAGTGCATGCTCAGTACACCGCCGGGCCTGAACAGATACCCGAGGCCGAGATATCGATTCGCATGGCTTGGGCAGCGAAGATGCTAAGGCGAGCTGCTAAAGGAGATGCTGAAGGTGACTACCGGCGTCATTGGCTCTTGTTCTCACTGCTCGAGGATTACTTCGCGGCCCGAGGTCGATGGTATTTAGGCCCAAAGCAAGCCCTGCGCACCATGGAAGACATGAACGCGAAACACTGCGAAGTATTCAAAATGGCGCTAAAACCCGAGGCAAGCCTCGCCGCGATCGAACAAGCGATTGCAGCCACATTTGAGCTGACGGAAGCACGTCTATGA
- a CDS encoding nucleotidyltransferase family protein: MSATLEHRLIQVTRANQWNSLILDRAVQLGFEDWWLTAGCIAQSVWNIACARDIHVGIRDYDLFYYDPDTSWDAENEVIGNASRIFADLPVEVQVRNQARVPLWYGQKFGIPFGPVNRASDGIDRFPCATTAVGVKRRQGEFQVYAPFGLTSLFDGILRPNHALWIPEVYEEKAARWQREWPYLRRVSWQLVE; the protein is encoded by the coding sequence ATGAGTGCGACCCTGGAGCACCGTTTGATTCAGGTTACGAGAGCGAATCAATGGAACTCGCTAATTCTTGATCGGGCGGTACAACTCGGCTTTGAGGATTGGTGGCTGACGGCTGGCTGCATTGCGCAATCCGTCTGGAATATTGCTTGCGCACGAGATATCCATGTAGGCATTCGGGATTACGACCTGTTCTACTACGATCCGGATACGTCATGGGATGCGGAAAACGAGGTCATTGGCAATGCGAGTCGCATATTCGCCGACCTCCCCGTTGAGGTGCAGGTACGCAATCAAGCGCGTGTTCCACTTTGGTATGGGCAGAAGTTTGGAATCCCGTTTGGCCCTGTAAATAGGGCTTCGGATGGCATAGATCGATTTCCGTGCGCGACGACTGCGGTTGGGGTCAAGCGCCGGCAGGGGGAGTTTCAAGTTTATGCGCCCTTTGGTCTTACGTCTCTGTTCGACGGCATATTGAGGCCCAATCACGCACTTTGGATACCTGAGGTGTACGAAGAGAAAGCCGCGCGTTGGCAGCGCGAGTGGCCGTATCTTCGGCGGGTGTCCTGGCAGTTAGTGGAATAG
- a CDS encoding MFS transporter has product MATPTMGGSSSELHRVATHKAMLRLIPLMCAIYFMSYLDRTNVSLAKARLAADLGISAAAYGLGAGIFFIGYALLEVPSNLAAHRVGPRRWIARIAVTWGALSAAMMFVQGEWSFYTIRVLLGVAEAGLFPALMYMVTLWFAPKDRSVAVGWIYVAPALALVIGNPVGGAFMQMDGFAGLHGWQWLFLLEGLPTIVVGVILWFKLPEKPSDARWLSNDEARILEARAIPDAAHASIFSDDWVAALKSPATVLTGLIYFLNQVAFVGLVFFTPAMIQQMHVKSPLMIGVLSSSVGIGFLLGVLILPRIHRRVTHDCIYLAVLTAGLIVSAILFISSDWLPVQLALFVATAFFAGGVLPLYWAISMKRLHGIQAAAGLAFINTLGLTGGFVGPYLFGLAESASGKSASGFSVIVGASVLGLIIVPMLAKAIQSEGRTASLSEPLLNVEQ; this is encoded by the coding sequence ATGGCAACCCCAACAATGGGTGGCAGCAGTAGCGAATTACACCGCGTCGCGACGCATAAGGCGATGTTGCGGCTGATCCCGCTCATGTGCGCGATCTATTTCATGTCGTACCTCGATCGCACGAACGTGTCGCTAGCGAAGGCGCGGCTCGCTGCCGATCTGGGCATCAGTGCCGCCGCATATGGGCTGGGTGCAGGCATTTTCTTCATCGGATATGCACTGCTCGAAGTGCCAAGCAATCTTGCAGCTCACCGAGTCGGGCCGCGCCGCTGGATCGCGCGAATTGCGGTCACATGGGGCGCACTGTCCGCTGCGATGATGTTCGTGCAGGGCGAATGGTCGTTCTATACGATCCGCGTGTTGCTCGGTGTCGCCGAAGCGGGTCTGTTTCCCGCGCTGATGTACATGGTGACGCTGTGGTTCGCGCCGAAAGACCGTTCGGTGGCTGTGGGGTGGATTTACGTCGCGCCTGCTCTTGCACTGGTAATAGGCAATCCGGTGGGCGGCGCCTTCATGCAGATGGACGGCTTCGCCGGCCTGCACGGATGGCAGTGGCTATTTCTACTCGAAGGACTCCCTACGATCGTCGTCGGCGTGATTCTGTGGTTCAAGCTGCCGGAGAAACCGTCGGACGCGCGCTGGTTGTCGAATGACGAAGCGCGAATTCTCGAGGCACGCGCAATTCCGGATGCCGCACACGCCAGCATCTTTTCGGACGATTGGGTCGCAGCGTTGAAAAGCCCCGCTACCGTGCTAACCGGACTAATCTATTTCCTGAATCAGGTGGCGTTTGTCGGTCTCGTCTTCTTCACTCCGGCGATGATCCAGCAGATGCACGTGAAGTCTCCGTTAATGATTGGGGTGCTGTCGAGCAGTGTCGGCATCGGCTTTCTGCTTGGTGTCCTGATACTGCCGCGCATTCATCGCCGGGTGACCCATGATTGTATCTATCTCGCCGTTTTGACCGCCGGCCTGATTGTCAGCGCGATCCTGTTCATCTCGTCGGACTGGCTGCCGGTGCAACTTGCCCTCTTCGTCGCGACAGCTTTCTTCGCAGGCGGCGTGTTGCCTTTGTACTGGGCGATTTCGATGAAACGGCTGCACGGCATTCAGGCCGCCGCAGGATTGGCCTTTATCAACACCCTCGGATTGACTGGCGGATTCGTAGGTCCGTATCTTTTCGGACTGGCGGAAAGCGCATCCGGGAAAAGTGCGTCAGGCTTTTCGGTGATCGTCGGCGCGTCGGTTCTGGGACTTATCATCGTGCCAATGTTGGCAAAAGCGATCCAGTCCGAAGGGCGTACGGCCAGTCTGAGCGAACCCCTGTTGAATGTAGAACAATGA
- a CDS encoding DMT family transporter, with translation MPSSSATGANPLPLNSVVSILASMFCFAVVDALAKTVALQYPANEVTFFRMLFGLVPAVAMCCRGRISLAERLANIDVKGQTLRALTLLGASGFFFAGLPYVPLGEAVALAYSETLIVILLAPLILKERWTASGVAAALVGFCGVLLVVRPGGGPSSWLGPTFLLLSAFFGALSIVQIKRIRSTDDSATTVLFFTLVGTFVTGFTLVVSWRTPSVEALLIMALLGAFATAGQLLMTVAFRQADTGKLAPYNYTSIVWAALFGYVIWGETIQPLSFAGIALIVGSAIAVAVRRKDKEGPLA, from the coding sequence ATGCCATCGTCCAGCGCAACAGGCGCCAACCCTCTTCCGCTGAACAGCGTCGTCAGCATACTTGCTTCGATGTTCTGCTTTGCTGTGGTGGATGCATTGGCGAAGACGGTTGCGCTGCAATATCCGGCTAATGAAGTGACATTCTTCCGGATGCTGTTCGGCCTGGTGCCGGCAGTGGCGATGTGCTGCCGGGGTCGCATTTCACTAGCTGAGCGTTTGGCCAATATCGATGTCAAAGGTCAGACTCTGCGTGCGCTTACGCTTCTCGGCGCTTCAGGATTCTTCTTTGCCGGTTTGCCTTACGTTCCATTGGGCGAAGCGGTGGCGCTCGCGTATTCGGAAACGTTGATTGTCATCCTGCTCGCGCCGCTGATCTTGAAAGAGCGATGGACAGCAAGTGGAGTTGCAGCAGCGCTCGTTGGATTCTGCGGTGTGCTGCTCGTGGTGCGTCCGGGCGGCGGTCCTTCGAGCTGGCTCGGTCCGACGTTCCTGCTCCTGAGCGCCTTCTTCGGTGCGTTATCTATCGTTCAGATCAAGCGCATACGGTCTACCGACGATTCGGCGACAACGGTTCTGTTTTTCACTCTCGTTGGGACATTTGTTACGGGCTTTACCCTCGTAGTCAGCTGGCGAACGCCGTCCGTGGAGGCGCTGTTGATCATGGCACTGCTCGGCGCGTTCGCGACCGCAGGACAGCTCCTGATGACGGTCGCCTTTCGCCAGGCGGACACTGGGAAGCTTGCGCCGTATAACTATACGAGCATCGTATGGGCGGCGCTGTTCGGTTACGTCATCTGGGGTGAGACGATTCAACCGCTGTCGTTCGCGGGAATTGCGCTCATCGTCGGAAGCGCTATCGCGGTCGCGGTGCGGCGGAAAGATAAAGAGGGACCGCTGGCTTGA